The Halopiger aswanensis region AGGCGTAATCCGATCACGCCGATTAAATCAGGATAATGTGCAAACCTACGCGTTCCCATCGCTTCGTCTTCAGCAAGTCGGTGAATTAGAGCCGAAGGAGTTTTACCTTGATAGGCTTGAGCCTTCGCCATACCACGCACGAAACTTTGAGTTCACCGAAAATAAGGAGTACATCCAAGCAATTCGCGAACAAGGATATCCAGATCCACCGCCATACATACGTGATTGTGGAAATCGGTTTGAGATAATAAATGGACATAAGCGGGTCTGGGCTAGTCACATAGCTGGTCTCGAATCAATCCCATGTGAATGCATTTATGTTAGTGATGAAGTAGCTGCGAGGAAATGGATCTGGAGTCATCTTGACGACTATGAAGCTAAAGAGAAAGCAACTGCTCGTGAACGACTTCGATCTAAATTTGGTTCAAAAGCAGAACAACTTGAGACAGAGGTTCTACAACGAAAAGAAGCAGTTGTCGATGAGTAATAGCTCCACAGGATTGGCTATCCAGTCAAGTATTCACCCTTCAGACACGATATCGACGCGTCTTTGATCTCTGTCGTAATCGAATTCGAAACCGAGACACGGTCGAATCTTTGTGGGACAGTGGTTATTACAGATAACTGTTACAGACGTCTGTAACAGTATTTCATCGAACCAGTAAGGCACCTTGTCGGGGGTTGCACGCTTTGTTGAAACTGTATTTCACCCACAGTTCCGGGCGAGGATACTATCTAGAACAGGAACCTACCCTGTCCAAATCTCGAGATCGAGTTGTTCAGTGAATCCGTTTTGAGATCAAGTTTCCGGGAATCCGATATCGGAATTTTTGGTACTGGACTTACTTCTCAACCGATATTCTTGAACCACGCTTCGAAGCTGTCGGCAGGCATCAGTCGCTCGTTGTGCGAGCTTATCTTCGCTCGAAGGGTGGAGTACTCGAGTGTACCAGTCACAGGCATCAGCGGCTAGTTCGAGCCATGCGACTCGAGTGGTGACGTAGCCGTGGTGGCGGCCGGCCATCCAGATTGTTGCAATCGTCTCGAGCTGGTCTCCCGCTGTCTCACCACCACAGCTCGCAACCCATTCGCTGCGCAGTTCGCACGCTGATACGACTGTGTTGCAGAGTTCGGTATCCACCTCGAGGACGATGTGGTGATGTTGGATCTGCTGGATCTCGAGGATCATGCGTTAGTGTCGTCGATGGTGAGTCGAATCTGATCTTGATGCGATACCGTACAGGTTGTCGAGGAGTAGACTGTTGGCGTCTTGTTTTCACAGGTTAGGTTCAGACACGCGTCTCTCGATTCTTTGGATCGGTGGGATTGCTGCGTCATGATTTCCACGCAGGCACAGTATCAACGCGCCTGCACCCATCTCAGGCGTACAAAAACCGCAGAGAGATATGGTGTTACCCACCTGATCGTCACCACCGATATCGAAGCAGTTGCCTTCTGGGCGATCAACCAGCCCCGTTCGATCGATATGTCACCGATCTTGATGCAGTGGAGAAATTCGACTACGGAGAGGGGTTGTTACAGATCATCCTCATATACACGTAATGAGCAGTCTCAGATGGCGATTTAGGCGAGTGATCTCTCCCGAATGCACTGTGACGGTCAAATATAGTTGTTGATTGCACGGTCTTGAGTCGATATGTTCCAAAGTGGGTGATCCGTACTCGTCACTACGATCGAGGCGTATTGGTGAGCCTCTCCTCTCGTGGCGCATAAAAACTCCAAATGCCCCCTCTATCGATGTGTTTGGTTAGGCACGGAGTCGGTCTTGATCAGGGCGTCGTCCGACGTTCCACTCTTGTTTAGCAACTGCATCAGATATGCGTCGTAAGCGGCTCTGATGAGCAGCGTCTCGACTTCTGCGAGCGTTGGCGAAAACGAGAGGCGTGTTCGTAGGACAATTATCGACGATAGTTTGGAAATCATCGTTGTCTGACAATTCCTCAAGTGCTGCACGGACGTCCGAGACGTCAAGATCTCGAAGGTCTTCGGAGCGATAGGCAGCATCACCGACGTGAACAACAGGCCCCTCAATATCAAGAACGCGGTACTCACCTATTGGTCTAAGAGAAACTGACTCTGCCTCGATTGCAAAAGAGAGATCGAGATTTGAACCGGCAGTCACACGTTAGGAGATATATAGTACTACTCGACCTGGGCTTCGTACTCATCCCAGAGGGTATCAATATCAGTACCGGTTTCATCAGCGATGTGACGCAGTAATTGCGCCCGATTTTCGAATCGCCGAAGCTGCCCCTTAGCGCTCATATCTAACATTG contains the following coding sequences:
- a CDS encoding ParB/RepB/Spo0J family partition protein → MQRRNVQFTENSEKPFFESGDIVIDRDDDSPNEAIVVNTPPIEASEWHVPGRGTLTEDNPDYPSDDQVVIVIYRDTIEKTYPNYTGAGVIRSRRLNQDNVQTYAFPSLRLQQVGELEPKEFYLDRLEPSPYHARNFEFTENKEYIQAIREQGYPDPPPYIRDCGNRFEIINGHKRVWASHIAGLESIPCECIYVSDEVAARKWIWSHLDDYEAKEKATARERLRSKFGSKAEQLETEVLQRKEAVVDE